GCACAGGGCGTATCGGAGATTGAGACATATTCCGGGCGAATGCCGAAGAAAACCTGCTGCCCGGCGTACGCGGTCACTTTCTCCTGCTGACGCGGCGTCAGCGCCAGGCGATTATCACCGATGCAGATCAGCAGTTGACCTGCTTCTTCCACCAGTTTGCCGGGCTTGATGTTCATCTCCGGCGCGCCGATAAAGCCCGCCACGAACATGTTTTTCGGGTAGTGATAGAGGTTGTCCGGCGTATCCACCTGCATAATATGGCCAAGCTTCATCACGCAGATGCGGTCGCCCATGGTCATCGCCTCAGTCTGATCGTGCGTCACGTAGACCGTGGTGGCCGGTTTGCCGCTCTTTTTCAATTGCTTATGCAAATCGGAAATACGGATACGCATCGAGGCGCGCAGTTTGGCGTCGAGGTTAGAAAGCGGCTCATCGAAGAGAAAGACATCCGGCTTTTTCACAATCGCGCGGCCCACCGCCACACGCTGCGCCTGGCCGCCGGAGAGCTGGCGCGGCAGACGGTCGAGCAGCTCTTCCAGCTCAAGGATTTTCGCGGCCTCATCTACCTGGCGGTTAATCTGCTCTTTCGGCAGTTTGCTGAGCTTCAGGCCGAACGCCAGATTTTCGCGCACCGTCATATGCGGGTAGAGCGCGTAATTCTGAAACACCATCGCGATGCCGCGCTCTTTCGGCGCCAGGTTATTCACCAGCTTCTCGCCGATGCGTACTTCGCCGCCGCTGATCGTTTCAAGGCCCGCGAGCATACGCAGCGTGGTGGATTTGGCGCAGCCCGACGGCCCGACAATCACCATAAACTCACCATCGGCGATTTTCAGGTCGATACCATGAACCGCTTTAAAGCCGTTGGAATAGACTTTTTCTAACTTATTGAAAATAACTTCAGCCATGA
The genomic region above belongs to Cronobacter malonaticus LMG 23826 and contains:
- a CDS encoding ABC transporter ATP-binding protein, producing MAEVIFNKLEKVYSNGFKAVHGIDLKIADGEFMVIVGPSGCAKSTTLRMLAGLETISGGEVRIGEKLVNNLAPKERGIAMVFQNYALYPHMTVRENLAFGLKLSKLPKEQINRQVDEAAKILELEELLDRLPRQLSGGQAQRVAVGRAIVKKPDVFLFDEPLSNLDAKLRASMRIRISDLHKQLKKSGKPATTVYVTHDQTEAMTMGDRICVMKLGHIMQVDTPDNLYHYPKNMFVAGFIGAPEMNIKPGKLVEEAGQLLICIGDNRLALTPRQQEKVTAYAGQQVFFGIRPEYVSISDTPCAEPCGAGELVRVENMGHEFFVYLRVADFEMTCRIPSDEAKPMIEKGLHRKVFFKFDMNKCHLFDAKTEQNLTL